From a region of the Daphnia pulicaria isolate SC F1-1A chromosome 1, SC_F0-13Bv2, whole genome shotgun sequence genome:
- the LOC124320800 gene encoding serine protease ami-like — protein MLYALVFAVLVASVSGAPNGGSGRLVGGTQAARGDFPFVVSISKKDQHICGGFIYNDRWVVTAASCIIDELKADIKVTVGALSLITPDPEEQIIEVFSNITFSGYDRVTKLHDIALIELSRPVVFSDTAQAIRYDEIDELATPWVAAIVGWGATFPQGAPATRLRSAPIDNLDAECRDYGIDEYQKNFMICAGSSEGVAPCEFDEGDPLIQDANYGGIPERIVVGIMSKNQGCADTTIPSIYTRLATYYSWLLQNAGQQPAANRV, from the exons ATGTTGTACGCGCTTGTTTTCGCCGTCCTCGTCGCCTCCGTCTCAG GAGCGCCTAATGGAGGATCAGGGAGACTTGTAGGAGGAACTCAAGCAGCCAGAGGAGACTTCCCTTTCGTCGTTTCCATTTCGAAAAAAGATCAGCACATTTGCGGCGGATTCATCTACAACGACCGTTGGGTCGTGACGGCCGCATCTTGCATCATcga TGAACTGAAAGCCGACATCAAAGTCACCGTTGGGGCTTTGTCCCTCATCACTCCCGATCCTGAAGAGCAAATCATCGAAGTTTTCTCGAACATCACTTTCTCAGGATATGATCGTGTAACTAAACTGCACGACATTGCCCTAATCGAG ctgtcCCGTCCCGTTGTTTTCAGCGATACCGCCCAGGCCATCCGCTACGACGAAATCGACGAACTGGCCACACCTTGGGTTGCAGCCATTGTCGGATGGGGAGCAACTTTT CCTCAAGGAGCTCCAGCAACAAGACTTCGTTCGGCACCGATTGATAATCTTGATGCGGAGTGTCGAGATTACGGTATTGACGAGTACCAAAAGAACTTCATGATTTGTGCAGGTTCTTCCGAAG GAGTTGCACCTTGCGAATTTGATGAAGGAGACCCTTTGATCCAAGATGCTAATTACGGTGGCATCCCAGAACGAATTGTGGTTGGCATCATGTCGAAGAACCAAGGATGCGCTGACACAACCATTCCGTCGATTTACACCCGTTTGGCCACCTACTATTCGTGGCTTCTCCAGAACGCTGGACAACAGCCAGCCGCAAACCGAGTTTAA
- the LOC124320799 gene encoding complement factor D-like yields the protein MLYVLAFAVLVASVSGAPNAGTGRLIGGTQAASGEYPFVVSISRQDQHVCGGFIYNDRWVVTTAKCVHGKPQEELKVTIGALSLITPDPEEQIITILSIVEFDLYDPLSLKHDIALIQLTRPIVFGPTAQPIRYDEIDELARPWDAYIVGWGATFEGGIPATRLRWGSIDNLMADCRAYGIDEYIQNFMICAGSDSGTVSPCQYDEGTPLVQMANYGGIPERIVVGIMSKNQGCTDLSIPSIYTRLATYYSWLLQTAGQQPAPTR from the exons ATGTTGTACGTTCTTGCTTTCGCCGTCCTCGTCGCCTCAGTCTCCG GAGCGCCTAATGCCGGAACAGGACGACTTATTGGAGGTACCCAAGCAGCTTCAGGAGAGTACCCCTTCGTCGTTTCCATCTCTCGGCAAGATCAGCACGTTTGCGGTGGATTCATTTACAACGACCGATGGGTCGTTACAACAGCCAAATGCGTCCATGG AAAACCTCAAGAGGAATTGAAGGTTACCATTGGTGCCCTGTCGCTCATCACTCCTGATCCAGAGGAGCAAATCATCACCATTTTATCTATTGTCGAATTCGATCTATACGATCCACTTTCTTTGAAGCACGATATCGCTCTTATCCAG CTGACTCGACCGATTGTATTTGGCCCAACTGCGCAACCCATCCGGTACGATGAAATCGATGAGCTGGCCAGACCCTGGGACGCATACATTGTCGGATGGGGTGCAACTTTC GAAGGAGGAATCCCAGCTACAAGACTTCGTTGGGGTTCCATCGATAATCTTATGGCCGATTGTCGTGCCTACGGTATCGACGAGTACATCCAGAACTTCATGATTTGCGCCGGATCTGACTCAG gaACCGTGTCCCCTTGCCAGTACGACGAAGGAACACCTTTGGTTCAGATGGCTAATTATGGTGGCATTCCAGAAAGAATTGTGGTTGGCATCATGTCGAAGAACCAGGGCTGCACTGACTTGAGTATTCCATCGATTTACACCCGTTTGGCCACCTACTACTCCTGGCTTCTGCAGACCGCTGGACAACAACCGGCACCGACTCGCTAA